One genomic region from Haloarcula sp. DT43 encodes:
- the dph2 gene encoding diphthamide biosynthesis enzyme Dph2, producing the protein MSQERTEGDLRNTGLSLKHDREWDYELDRIVEAVEERDAEKVGLQFPEGLKRRGPSVADDLREELPDDVTVLLSGQPCYGACDLDTYMMRRTDVFVHFGHSPMKESDKIIYVPLFSNVDVFPIMEQAREEQLADPAEDPDVGLVTTAQHMNKFGEMREWLEDRGYTVHTRRGDERLTHEGQVLGCNYASADVDADQMLYVGGGKFHPLGLAMEHPEKHVVIADPVNNVVTVADTEKFMKQRYGAVHRAMDAESWGVIFCTKIGQGRWDTAQEIVENNDNAYLITMDEVTPDRLTNFGMDAYVNTGCPRITTDDGPQFKKPMLTPGEYEIAIGEKPLDSLEFDTFHGTW; encoded by the coding sequence ATGAGTCAAGAGCGGACCGAGGGCGACCTCCGGAACACCGGGCTGTCGCTCAAACACGACCGCGAGTGGGACTACGAACTCGACCGCATCGTCGAGGCCGTCGAGGAACGGGACGCCGAGAAGGTCGGACTGCAGTTCCCCGAAGGGCTGAAACGCCGCGGCCCGTCCGTGGCCGACGACCTGCGGGAGGAACTGCCCGATGACGTGACCGTCCTGCTCTCGGGCCAGCCCTGTTACGGGGCCTGCGACCTCGACACGTACATGATGCGCCGGACGGACGTGTTCGTCCACTTCGGGCACTCCCCGATGAAGGAGTCGGACAAGATTATCTACGTGCCGCTGTTCTCGAACGTCGACGTCTTCCCCATCATGGAGCAGGCCCGCGAGGAACAGCTCGCGGACCCGGCCGAGGACCCCGACGTGGGGCTGGTGACGACGGCCCAGCACATGAACAAGTTCGGCGAGATGCGCGAGTGGCTCGAAGACCGGGGCTACACGGTCCACACGCGCCGCGGCGACGAGCGGCTGACCCACGAAGGGCAGGTGCTGGGCTGTAACTACGCCAGCGCCGACGTGGACGCCGACCAGATGCTGTACGTCGGCGGCGGGAAGTTCCACCCGCTCGGGCTGGCGATGGAACACCCCGAGAAACACGTCGTCATCGCGGACCCGGTCAACAACGTCGTCACCGTCGCGGACACGGAGAAGTTCATGAAACAGCGCTACGGCGCGGTCCACCGCGCGATGGACGCCGAGTCCTGGGGCGTCATCTTCTGTACCAAAATCGGGCAGGGCCGCTGGGACACGGCCCAGGAAATCGTCGAGAACAACGACAACGCCTACCTCATCACGATGGACGAAGTGACCCCGGACCGCCTGACGAACTTCGGGATGGACGCCTACGTCAACACCGGCTGTCCGCGCATCACGACCGACGACGGCCCGCAGTTCAAGAAGCCGATGCTCACGCCCGGCGAGTACGAAATCGCCATCGGCGAGAAGCCCCTCGACTCCCTGGAGTTCGACACCTTCCACGGCACCTGGTAG
- a CDS encoding YlbF family regulator: MSIETDTAADIDGDHVEALATEFGEAIAELPVYQRFKETKDAVENHDEAQAAIKEFEQIREEFMLARQTGNASQEDLRKVQQKQEELHDIPVMSDYLEAQNELELRLQELNEIVSEELAVDFGQKAGGCCED; encoded by the coding sequence ATGAGCATCGAGACTGATACCGCCGCTGATATCGACGGTGACCACGTCGAGGCGCTCGCCACGGAGTTCGGCGAAGCGATAGCCGAACTGCCGGTGTACCAGCGATTCAAGGAGACCAAGGACGCCGTCGAGAACCACGACGAGGCCCAGGCGGCCATCAAGGAGTTCGAGCAGATACGCGAGGAGTTCATGCTCGCCCGCCAGACCGGCAACGCCTCCCAGGAGGACCTCCGGAAGGTCCAGCAAAAGCAGGAGGAGCTCCACGACATCCCCGTGATGAGCGACTACCTGGAGGCTCAGAACGAACTCGAACTTCGTCTGCAGGAACTCAACGAAATCGTCTCCGAGGAACTGGCCGTCGACTTCGGCCAGAAGGCCGGCGGCTGCTGCGAGGACTGA
- a CDS encoding universal stress protein, whose protein sequence is MYDSILLASDGTAASTNAESHAITLAGDHDATLHVVYVVDEDVYTAYSGDEYVDESEGPEHGLEETGQETLARIRADAEAAGVEVTTTLKHGRPAESIIDAADEVDADVLVLGTKRRPAEYRSLLGSITDKVLRLTERPSVVVKTEVEE, encoded by the coding sequence ATGTACGACAGCATCCTCCTTGCGTCCGACGGCACAGCGGCATCGACCAACGCCGAGTCCCACGCGATTACCCTCGCAGGAGACCACGACGCGACCCTCCACGTGGTGTACGTCGTCGACGAAGACGTGTACACGGCCTACAGCGGCGACGAGTACGTCGACGAGTCGGAGGGGCCGGAACACGGCCTCGAAGAGACGGGACAGGAGACGCTGGCCCGGATACGGGCCGACGCGGAGGCGGCCGGCGTCGAGGTGACGACGACCCTGAAACACGGGCGGCCGGCCGAATCCATCATCGACGCCGCCGACGAGGTCGACGCCGACGTGCTCGTCCTCGGGACCAAGCGCCGGCCGGCGGAGTACCGGAGCCTCCTTGGCAGCATCACGGACAAAGTGCTCAGGCTGACCGAGCGGCCGTCGGTCGTGGTAAAGACCGAAGTCGAGGAGTGA
- a CDS encoding MBL fold metallo-hydrolase, whose translation MTVESDWADWLLRDVESATPDGLALWYLGCNGFVLKSSGGTTVFVDPYLGIGDPPRTVRMVPVPFNPEDVTECDAVLGTHEHTDHVHGPSQAPILAGTGADYYTTDSGHDVVREEAWLENYAVTDDQLHEVSEGDTLDIGDLTVHVEPANDPDADHPVSYVFEHDSGTFFHGGDARPGEFESVGERYDIDVGVLAFGTVGNIDDKETGEPVRTKWYNDENMIIEAANELQLDTLVPTHWDMWKGMTTEPTVLHNHASSFDYPSTLSIVEIGDRFDLA comes from the coding sequence ATGACAGTCGAATCCGACTGGGCGGACTGGCTCCTCCGCGACGTGGAGTCGGCGACCCCCGACGGACTGGCGCTGTGGTACCTGGGTTGTAACGGCTTCGTGTTGAAATCGAGCGGCGGCACGACCGTCTTCGTCGACCCGTATCTCGGCATCGGCGACCCACCACGGACCGTGCGGATGGTGCCGGTGCCGTTCAACCCCGAGGACGTCACCGAGTGCGACGCGGTCCTGGGCACCCACGAACACACGGACCACGTCCACGGGCCGTCCCAGGCCCCGATTCTCGCCGGGACGGGCGCGGACTACTACACGACCGACAGCGGCCACGACGTCGTCCGGGAGGAGGCGTGGCTGGAGAACTACGCCGTCACCGACGACCAGCTCCACGAGGTCTCGGAGGGGGACACGCTCGACATCGGCGACCTGACGGTCCACGTCGAGCCGGCCAACGACCCCGACGCCGACCACCCCGTGTCGTACGTGTTCGAGCACGACTCGGGCACGTTCTTCCACGGCGGCGACGCCCGCCCCGGCGAGTTCGAATCCGTCGGGGAACGGTACGACATCGACGTCGGCGTCCTCGCGTTCGGGACGGTCGGGAACATCGACGACAAGGAGACCGGCGAGCCCGTGCGGACGAAGTGGTACAACGACGAGAACATGATAATCGAGGCCGCCAACGAACTGCAACTGGACACGCTCGTCCCGACCCACTGGGACATGTGGAAGGGGATGACGACCGAGCCGACCGTGTTGCACAACCACGCCAGCAGTTTCGACTATCCGTCGACGCTCTCAATCGTTGAAATCGGCGACCGATTCGACCTGGCCTGA
- a CDS encoding ABC transporter permease, with protein MSEDGSPTDPAPDGGVSAETPATRLHDGGTERSESALAGLADSSLFTLARREYRLAVRSRWALGVALLFGLFTTAVVQFGASAVGPGRFDAVVATIAELGVYLVPLTALAVGYDAVVGADERGSLELLLALPVTKGRVVVGTAVGRAAVLAGAMLLGFVPGALLTVRYLGIGSVGPYATVALAAVLTACAMLGVAVLVSTVARTKTHALGAALAIWLWVALLHDLVALGAVAGFDLGSGAVAAAILLNPVDCFRVLALTQVDVVAGGFGGVLAQAGLTAPAVAAALAAWVVVPVGVAAKLIGRRRL; from the coding sequence GTGAGCGAGGACGGTTCCCCGACGGACCCGGCCCCCGACGGCGGCGTCTCGGCCGAGACCCCGGCCACCCGGTTGCACGACGGCGGAACCGAGCGCAGCGAGTCGGCGCTCGCGGGCCTCGCCGACAGCAGCCTGTTCACCCTCGCTCGCCGGGAGTACCGGTTGGCGGTCCGGAGCCGGTGGGCGCTCGGCGTCGCGCTGCTTTTCGGCCTCTTCACCACTGCCGTCGTCCAGTTCGGTGCGAGCGCGGTCGGCCCGGGCCGCTTCGACGCGGTCGTGGCGACCATCGCGGAACTGGGCGTCTACCTCGTCCCCCTGACCGCGCTGGCGGTCGGCTACGACGCCGTGGTCGGGGCCGACGAGCGCGGGTCGCTGGAACTCCTGCTCGCGCTCCCGGTGACCAAAGGCCGTGTGGTCGTCGGCACCGCCGTCGGGCGGGCGGCAGTGCTGGCCGGCGCGATGTTGCTCGGCTTCGTCCCCGGCGCGCTGTTGACCGTCCGCTACCTCGGTATCGGCAGCGTCGGTCCCTACGCGACCGTCGCCCTCGCGGCGGTGCTGACCGCCTGTGCGATGCTGGGCGTGGCGGTGCTGGTCTCGACGGTCGCGCGGACGAAGACCCACGCGCTCGGAGCCGCGCTTGCCATCTGGCTGTGGGTCGCGCTGTTGCACGACTTGGTGGCGCTGGGTGCCGTCGCGGGCTTTGACCTCGGCTCTGGCGCAGTCGCCGCGGCGATACTGCTCAACCCCGTCGACTGCTTCCGCGTGCTCGCGCTCACGCAGGTGGACGTGGTCGCCGGCGGCTTCGGCGGCGTGCTGGCACAGGCCGGACTGACCGCGCCGGCGGTCGCCGCGGCGCTCGCGGCGTGGGTCGTCGTGCCCGTCGGCGTCGCCGCGAAGCTCATCGGGCGGCGGCGGCTCTGA
- a CDS encoding ABC transporter ATP-binding protein codes for MNVIEVDDVSKAYGDVQALDGLTLAVERGTTLGVFGTNGAGKTTLFKLLAGLNRPDEGNVSVAGTDPTDETAVRERVRYLPEHAGFPPSLTGREILRFHARMRSVPREDRARHVERILHTVGLADAADRRVGGYSNGMNRRLGLGTALVGEPAVLVLDEPTAGLDPDGIRAFHGVVEALATETDVTIVFSSHALGEIQRLCEEAVVVADGRVAAAGPVEELRRAAADEVTLSLSLASESTAVDAAALLRDHGSATSVARAGTDVTATAAPADAYDLLTAVGGTCDIDRFEVREPGLEAAFHEAVGAADGDDRTGADSTATAATEDAGGEPA; via the coding sequence ATGAACGTGATTGAGGTCGACGACGTATCGAAAGCCTACGGCGACGTGCAGGCGCTCGACGGGCTGACCCTCGCGGTCGAACGGGGGACGACCCTCGGCGTGTTCGGCACGAACGGGGCCGGCAAGACGACGCTGTTCAAGCTGCTCGCCGGGCTGAACCGGCCCGACGAGGGCAACGTCTCCGTCGCCGGTACGGACCCGACCGACGAGACCGCCGTCCGCGAGCGGGTGCGCTACCTGCCGGAACACGCCGGCTTCCCGCCGAGCCTCACTGGCCGCGAGATACTCCGTTTCCACGCTCGGATGCGCTCGGTTCCCCGCGAAGACCGGGCCCGCCACGTCGAGCGCATCCTGCACACCGTCGGGCTCGCGGACGCGGCGGACCGGCGCGTGGGCGGCTACTCCAACGGGATGAACCGCCGGCTCGGGCTCGGCACGGCGCTGGTCGGCGAGCCGGCCGTGCTCGTCCTTGACGAGCCGACCGCCGGTCTCGACCCCGACGGCATCCGGGCGTTCCACGGGGTCGTCGAGGCCCTGGCGACCGAGACGGACGTGACCATCGTCTTCTCCTCGCACGCGCTCGGGGAGATACAGCGACTCTGCGAGGAGGCGGTCGTCGTCGCCGACGGACGGGTGGCGGCGGCGGGACCCGTCGAGGAACTCCGCCGCGCCGCCGCCGACGAAGTGACGCTGTCGCTGTCGCTCGCCTCCGAGTCGACGGCAGTGGACGCGGCGGCCCTGCTCCGAGACCACGGTTCCGCGACGAGCGTCGCTCGCGCGGGAACCGACGTGACGGCCACGGCCGCGCCGGCCGACGCCTACGACCTGCTCACCGCCGTCGGCGGGACCTGCGACATCGACCGCTTCGAGGTCCGCGAGCCCGGGCTGGAGGCCGCGTTCCACGAGGCCGTCGGGGCGGCTGACGGCGACGACCGCACCGGTGCCGACAGTACGGCGACTGCAGCCACCGAGGACGCGGGAGGTGAGCCGGCGTGA
- the nosD gene encoding nitrous oxide reductase family maturation protein NosD, translating into MSPLSHDFERAFAVGTAALLVLSVVAVGVASADSTRDDLAFDPDVPDTGSFSAPTADGTATVDGETYDSAQAAVDAADPGDTVRLDGRFDETVAVDTANLTLAGSGPGTALLHGDGEGDVLTVDAPGVTVAGLWVRNSGYSTAENDAAVYVNASRVTVRDSRVTDMTFGVWLNGVNDAHIVNNTVVGRADIARLTDRGNGIQIWKTEDSVVRNNDITAVRDGIYYNWAKDVVTSGNAMWDLRYGVHYMYSDDCALRNNTAFDNDAGYALMVSKHLVVADNVAVNNTGQSGHGILVKSIDDTDIRGNHLVGNGNGLFVYNSVSNRIVGNLVAGNDVGVHISAGSTEETVYNNSFVRNDRPVLAVMNDQVHWNESVGNYWSRANPTDVDDDGVGDTRYKPAGTVQQLTAEQPAARVFASSPAFDAVRLAESSVPVVRSPGVVDARPLTEPPHEDWRNYYERD; encoded by the coding sequence ATGAGTCCACTGTCCCACGATTTCGAGCGCGCGTTCGCCGTCGGCACCGCGGCACTGCTCGTGCTGTCGGTCGTCGCCGTCGGAGTCGCCAGCGCCGACAGCACCCGCGACGACCTCGCCTTCGACCCCGACGTCCCCGACACCGGGTCGTTCAGCGCCCCGACGGCCGACGGCACCGCGACGGTCGACGGCGAGACCTACGACAGCGCACAGGCGGCGGTCGACGCCGCCGACCCAGGTGACACTGTCCGGCTCGACGGCCGCTTCGACGAGACCGTCGCCGTCGACACGGCGAACCTCACGCTGGCCGGGAGCGGGCCCGGAACGGCGCTGCTGCACGGCGACGGCGAGGGCGACGTGCTCACCGTCGACGCGCCGGGCGTCACCGTCGCCGGCCTCTGGGTCCGCAACAGCGGGTACAGCACCGCCGAGAACGACGCCGCGGTCTACGTGAACGCCAGTCGCGTCACCGTCCGCGACAGCCGCGTCACGGACATGACCTTCGGCGTCTGGCTGAACGGCGTCAACGACGCCCACATTGTGAACAACACCGTCGTCGGCCGGGCGGACATCGCCCGCCTGACCGACCGCGGCAACGGCATCCAGATATGGAAGACCGAGGACAGCGTCGTGCGGAACAACGACATCACGGCGGTCCGGGACGGCATCTACTACAACTGGGCCAAGGACGTGGTCACCAGCGGCAACGCGATGTGGGACCTCCGCTACGGCGTCCACTACATGTACTCCGACGACTGCGCCCTGCGGAACAACACGGCCTTCGACAACGACGCCGGCTACGCGCTGATGGTGTCGAAGCACCTCGTCGTCGCCGACAACGTCGCGGTGAACAACACGGGCCAGTCCGGCCACGGCATCCTCGTCAAGAGCATCGACGACACGGACATCCGCGGGAACCATCTCGTCGGCAACGGCAACGGGCTGTTCGTCTACAACTCCGTCAGCAACCGTATCGTCGGCAACCTCGTCGCCGGTAACGACGTCGGCGTCCACATCTCCGCCGGCAGCACCGAGGAGACGGTGTACAACAACAGCTTCGTTCGGAACGACCGGCCGGTGCTCGCGGTGATGAACGACCAGGTCCACTGGAACGAGAGCGTCGGCAACTACTGGTCGCGAGCGAACCCGACCGACGTCGACGACGACGGCGTCGGCGACACGCGCTACAAGCCGGCCGGGACGGTCCAGCAACTGACCGCCGAGCAGCCCGCGGCGCGGGTGTTCGCCAGCAGCCCGGCGTTCGACGCCGTCCGGCTGGCCGAGTCGTCCGTCCCGGTCGTCCGGTCGCCCGGCGTGGTCGACGCCCGCCCGCTCACCGAACCGCCCCACGAGGACTGGAGGAACTACTATGAACGTGATTGA
- the nosZ gene encoding TAT-dependent nitrous-oxide reductase, whose protein sequence is MSENETPRDPNEVLEEYEETLDSVLAEVEAPEEAAEDDDLSLGLPGLSLGRRDFMKAGVAAGAMGSVAGCSGLTGGDGSAASQSTPSSGGASHTVEPGEHDEYYGFWSGGHSGELRVVGIPSMRELTRIPVFNTDCATGYGFTDGTQEMLEEGGGYSWGDNHHPNLSETDGDYDGEYLYVNDKANGRIARVNLTYFETDAITDVPNMQAIHGCCVLSPDTKYVLGNGEFRAPLPNDGGDVANPDNYTSLFVAVDPESMETQWQVTVDGNLDIVDTGKEGRWAIASCYNSEEATDIQGMTRDDRDNVKAFDIPAIEQAVENGNYEEVNGVPVVDGTQSSSLNQGDRPVVKYIPTPKSPHCVEVGPNGDYAFIAGKLSPTVTMLDLEALADSSDPEEVVAGRPRVGLGPLHTTFDGNGHAYTSLFIDSQAVKWDIQAAVEAEEGSEDPIIEKQDVHYNPGHIQALEAMTTDPDGEWLVSLNKLSKDRFLPVGPIMPDNDQLIHIGQGEESMELVADHPAYPEPHDCVFAHKDKIDAKKVYDKSDYEQTYITEEDSGVERTGENSVHVKMTTKRSEYGLPDFTVQAGDEVRLSTTNIEGVQDIIHGVAIPEHDINYAVAPQDTREVTFTADDPGVYWIYCTYFCSALHLEMRSRMIVEPAED, encoded by the coding sequence ATGAGCGAGAACGAAACCCCACGCGACCCGAACGAAGTACTCGAAGAGTACGAAGAAACGCTCGATTCCGTGCTCGCGGAGGTCGAGGCCCCGGAGGAGGCGGCCGAGGACGACGACCTCTCGCTCGGCCTGCCCGGCCTCTCGCTGGGCCGCCGTGACTTCATGAAAGCCGGCGTGGCCGCCGGTGCGATGGGGTCGGTGGCCGGCTGTTCGGGGCTGACCGGCGGCGACGGCAGCGCCGCCAGCCAGTCGACGCCGTCGAGCGGCGGCGCGAGCCACACGGTCGAGCCGGGCGAACACGACGAGTACTACGGCTTCTGGTCGGGCGGCCACTCCGGCGAACTGCGGGTCGTCGGCATCCCGTCGATGCGGGAACTGACGCGTATTCCGGTGTTCAACACCGACTGTGCGACGGGCTATGGCTTCACCGACGGTACACAGGAGATGCTCGAAGAGGGCGGCGGCTACTCCTGGGGTGACAACCACCACCCGAACCTCTCGGAGACGGACGGCGACTACGACGGCGAGTACCTGTACGTCAACGACAAGGCGAACGGCCGCATCGCCCGCGTGAACCTCACGTACTTCGAGACGGACGCCATCACGGACGTGCCGAACATGCAGGCCATCCACGGCTGCTGTGTCCTCTCGCCCGACACGAAGTACGTGCTCGGCAACGGCGAGTTCCGCGCGCCCCTGCCCAACGACGGGGGCGACGTGGCGAACCCCGACAACTACACGTCGCTGTTCGTCGCCGTCGACCCCGAGTCGATGGAGACGCAGTGGCAGGTCACGGTCGACGGGAACCTCGACATCGTCGACACGGGCAAGGAAGGCCGGTGGGCCATCGCCTCCTGTTACAACAGCGAGGAGGCCACCGACATCCAGGGGATGACCCGCGACGACCGGGACAACGTCAAGGCCTTCGACATCCCGGCCATCGAGCAGGCCGTCGAGAACGGCAACTACGAGGAGGTCAACGGCGTCCCCGTCGTCGACGGCACCCAGAGCAGTTCGCTCAATCAGGGCGACCGCCCGGTCGTGAAGTACATCCCGACGCCGAAGAGCCCCCACTGCGTCGAGGTCGGTCCGAACGGCGACTACGCCTTCATCGCCGGGAAGCTCTCCCCGACGGTGACGATGCTGGACCTGGAGGCGCTGGCCGACTCCTCCGACCCCGAGGAGGTCGTCGCCGGGCGGCCGCGCGTCGGGCTCGGACCGCTGCACACCACCTTCGACGGGAACGGCCACGCCTACACGTCGCTGTTCATCGACTCCCAGGCCGTCAAGTGGGACATCCAGGCGGCCGTCGAGGCCGAAGAAGGGTCCGAAGACCCGATCATCGAGAAGCAGGACGTCCACTACAACCCCGGGCACATCCAGGCGCTGGAGGCGATGACGACCGACCCGGACGGCGAGTGGCTGGTCAGCCTCAACAAGCTCTCGAAAGACCGGTTCCTCCCGGTCGGTCCCATCATGCCCGACAACGACCAGCTCATCCACATCGGGCAGGGCGAGGAGTCGATGGAACTGGTCGCGGACCACCCGGCCTACCCCGAGCCACACGACTGCGTCTTCGCCCACAAGGACAAGATAGACGCCAAGAAGGTCTACGACAAGAGCGACTACGAGCAGACCTACATCACCGAGGAGGACTCCGGCGTCGAGCGCACGGGCGAGAACAGCGTCCACGTCAAGATGACGACCAAGCGCTCGGAGTACGGCCTGCCGGACTTCACGGTCCAGGCGGGCGACGAGGTCAGGCTGTCGACGACCAACATCGAGGGCGTGCAGGACATCATCCACGGCGTCGCCATCCCCGAACACGACATCAACTACGCCGTGGCACCCCAGGACACCCGCGAGGTCACGTTCACGGCCGACGACCCCGGCGTGTACTGGATATACTGTACGTACTTCTGTAGCGCCCTGCACCTGGAGATGCGCAGCCGGATGATAGTCGAACCGGCGGAGGACTAG
- a CDS encoding plastocyanin/azurin family copper-binding protein — protein METRRTFVRGLGVAAGVALAGCSSSGGSESSGDGDSGGGSDGSDGGDTETSGGGGGSEWTQTSTVEMTDELAYEPKKIQVEAGTTVTFENVGSIGHTVTAYEDRIPDGATYFASGGFDSQQAAKDGYSNGTEGNIPEGESYEVTLETTGTYEYYCIPHEMNGMVGQIKVV, from the coding sequence ATGGAAACGCGTAGAACATTCGTACGTGGCCTGGGCGTCGCGGCCGGCGTCGCCCTGGCCGGCTGTTCGTCGAGCGGCGGGTCAGAAAGTAGCGGTGACGGCGACTCGGGCGGCGGCAGCGACGGGTCAGACGGCGGCGACACCGAAACGAGCGGCGGTGGCGGCGGGTCCGAGTGGACCCAGACGAGCACCGTCGAGATGACGGACGAACTGGCCTACGAGCCGAAGAAAATCCAGGTCGAGGCGGGCACGACGGTCACGTTCGAGAACGTCGGCAGCATCGGCCACACAGTGACGGCCTACGAGGACAGGATTCCCGACGGCGCGACGTACTTCGCGTCCGGCGGGTTCGACTCCCAGCAGGCCGCGAAAGACGGCTACAGCAACGGCACAGAGGGAAACATCCCGGAAGGCGAGAGCTACGAGGTCACGCTGGAGACGACGGGCACCTACGAGTACTACTGCATCCCCCACGAGATGAACGGGATGGTCGGCCAGATAAAGGTGGTCTGA
- a CDS encoding DUF7260 family protein: protein MSTTPAQDGTQWFLHTWRDHILEPIETALSVLDVEHTELTAEQDGLEEFLERLRAVDPAEQPSSPVGARQQSASDPVERLRDAYADTVLAVDHYESVYDESLVENVAIEFGPDYAALFHPETNVRFSPPLKQSLVAAAEQAVDERAALDRAVRLEQEAMREHRSSLQGILDALDSTVVPEWYRETFRNDVGALLEDRQEQLHSSVHRFETHEFCAYMYEEQLWTYPVLTSLARFQESVDS from the coding sequence ATGTCAACGACGCCTGCGCAGGACGGCACGCAGTGGTTCCTGCATACATGGCGAGACCACATCCTGGAGCCGATAGAGACGGCGCTCTCCGTGCTCGACGTGGAACACACGGAGTTGACGGCCGAGCAGGACGGTCTCGAAGAGTTCCTCGAGCGGTTGCGTGCCGTCGACCCCGCCGAACAGCCCTCCTCCCCCGTCGGCGCGCGCCAGCAGTCCGCCTCCGACCCCGTCGAGAGACTACGTGACGCCTACGCGGACACGGTCCTCGCTGTCGACCACTACGAGTCCGTCTACGACGAGTCGCTGGTCGAGAACGTCGCCATCGAGTTCGGGCCGGACTACGCGGCGCTGTTTCACCCCGAGACGAACGTGCGGTTTTCGCCCCCGCTGAAGCAGTCGCTGGTCGCTGCGGCCGAACAGGCTGTCGACGAACGGGCCGCGCTTGACCGCGCTGTGCGGCTGGAACAGGAGGCTATGCGGGAGCACCGAAGCAGCCTCCAGGGGATACTCGATGCGCTCGATAGCACCGTCGTGCCCGAGTGGTACCGCGAGACGTTCCGGAACGACGTCGGGGCGCTCCTGGAGGACCGCCAGGAACAGCTCCACTCCAGCGTCCACCGGTTCGAGACACACGAGTTCTGCGCGTACATGTACGAGGAGCAACTCTGGACGTACCCGGTGTTGACCAGCCTCGCACGGTTCCAGGAATCAGTCGACAGTTGA
- a CDS encoding tyrosine-type recombinase/integrase translates to MSTDATAPDADSDPVGYFLDDITYHGKSDRTRASYERVLRDFESYLTDGRQPVPVREASHRDCMAYVHNLRGTVEESTVATYASYLHRFFAYMTQVGVFESNPMALVVEEMDESINTDPTRREIDLPSMRSFVDRVSHPLERAVVVTLLKTGMRAGELCNLDVRDLNLDTPGPRPDVSVRAGLEGRPDSLFVATEPTRGEKSNGERRTASNKRKRETTVPVDTELASVLRRWLAIRPDTQSAAEPLFVSTSDSWGVRLTPNMVHHIVESHAREFGWYTDGGGAEENVTPHYFRHFFTTHLRDRTGDRGVVKYLRGDVAQDVIDTYTHEWGTRIRDVYEAEIYSLL, encoded by the coding sequence ATGAGCACGGATGCGACTGCGCCCGACGCCGACTCGGACCCCGTCGGGTACTTCCTCGACGACATCACGTACCACGGGAAGAGCGACCGGACCCGGGCGTCCTACGAGCGGGTGCTCCGGGACTTCGAGTCCTACCTGACCGACGGTCGCCAGCCGGTTCCCGTCCGGGAGGCGTCACATCGCGACTGCATGGCATATGTCCACAATCTCCGTGGTACCGTCGAGGAGAGTACCGTCGCGACCTACGCCTCCTACCTCCACCGGTTTTTCGCGTACATGACGCAAGTGGGAGTCTTCGAATCGAATCCGATGGCGCTGGTCGTAGAGGAGATGGACGAGTCCATCAACACCGACCCGACCCGCCGGGAGATAGACCTCCCGTCGATGCGTTCGTTCGTCGACCGTGTCTCCCACCCCCTCGAGCGGGCTGTCGTCGTGACACTGCTGAAAACCGGCATGCGGGCCGGCGAACTGTGTAACCTCGACGTCCGGGACCTCAACCTCGACACGCCCGGCCCCAGACCGGATGTCTCGGTTCGAGCGGGACTCGAAGGGCGTCCGGATTCGCTGTTCGTCGCGACGGAACCGACCCGCGGCGAGAAAAGCAACGGTGAACGGCGGACGGCGTCGAACAAGCGCAAGCGCGAGACGACGGTCCCCGTCGACACGGAACTGGCGTCCGTGCTGCGGCGCTGGCTCGCGATTCGCCCGGATACGCAGTCGGCTGCGGAACCGCTGTTCGTGTCCACGAGCGACAGCTGGGGGGTGCGTCTCACCCCGAACATGGTCCATCACATCGTCGAGTCACACGCCCGCGAGTTCGGGTGGTACACCGACGGCGGAGGTGCCGAAGAGAACGTCACTCCACACTACTTCCGGCACTTCTTCACGACGCACCTCCGAGACCGTACCGGAGACCGCGGCGTCGTCAAGTATCTCAGAGGCGACGTGGCACAGGACGTCATCGATACGTACACTCACGAATGGGGCACCCGCATCAGAGACGTGTACGAAGCCGAAATCTACTCACTGCTGTGA